The Nitrospira sp. genome contains a region encoding:
- the lnt gene encoding apolipoprotein N-acyltransferase: protein MDGARSRQIIFACASGLLLPLCFPKFDLGLLAWVALIPLHLALDQCSKPRAFWIGWLSGVIGFTGLMAWVVTAMTTYGKVPEPISYAILLLLTTYLGLYVGLYSFAFVWLRELIPRYGIFFAPCFWVALEFLRTYLLSGLPWCLLGYSQYRELDLIQVADLTGVYGVSFLVVLVNVAVAELIVWLMPFFRGFHPVKLPWELLTTAAACMVLSWFYSSAVLSDRTSQQTHPSITVGVVQPNIDQAVKWDTSFREETMRRLDRLTGQLSTDTDLIVWPEAATPFILEREKDYQLELISWAERAQAPLLLGSPALRFYPDRRPYLLNSAYLLGTDGTILGRYDKHHLVPFGEYIPLKSSLLFFLDKLVEGIGDFEPGPGSNTLSFSPKSLRHDKAGTPRSVKFGVAICYEVIFPDLVRQFAANGAEFLVTITNDGWFGPSSAPAQHFAMVVFRAVENHLAFARAANTGISGFVDPFGQITQATPIFTELALQATIPIKYSRTFYSYYGDVFAHACVIICGLLCLFGYFRTKEPALTIITPA, encoded by the coding sequence ATTTTGGATCGGCTGGCTCAGCGGAGTCATCGGCTTTACCGGCCTCATGGCCTGGGTGGTCACGGCTATGACTACCTATGGCAAGGTGCCGGAGCCAATCAGTTACGCCATTCTGTTACTACTCACCACCTACCTGGGACTGTATGTCGGACTCTATAGCTTTGCGTTTGTCTGGCTCCGCGAGCTCATCCCACGATACGGCATTTTCTTCGCGCCCTGTTTCTGGGTCGCGCTCGAATTCCTCCGAACCTACCTTCTCTCAGGCCTTCCCTGGTGTCTCTTGGGCTATTCTCAATACCGTGAGCTGGACTTGATTCAGGTGGCGGATCTGACCGGTGTCTACGGAGTGTCCTTTTTAGTGGTCTTGGTGAATGTGGCTGTGGCCGAGCTGATTGTGTGGCTCATGCCGTTTTTCCGCGGCTTTCATCCGGTTAAGCTTCCCTGGGAACTCCTCACAACCGCCGCGGCCTGTATGGTGCTCTCCTGGTTCTACAGTTCGGCAGTCCTCAGCGATAGAACCTCCCAACAGACACACCCCTCCATCACAGTGGGTGTCGTCCAGCCGAACATCGATCAAGCCGTGAAGTGGGATACGTCGTTTCGCGAAGAAACGATGCGTCGCCTGGACCGCTTGACTGGACAGCTGAGCACCGATACCGATTTGATCGTCTGGCCGGAGGCCGCAACCCCGTTCATCTTGGAACGGGAAAAGGACTATCAGCTCGAACTGATCTCGTGGGCGGAACGCGCTCAAGCCCCGCTCCTGCTCGGGAGTCCGGCCCTACGGTTTTACCCTGATCGCAGACCATACCTCCTAAACAGCGCCTACCTCCTGGGCACCGACGGGACCATCCTCGGCCGGTATGACAAGCACCATCTCGTCCCCTTCGGAGAATATATCCCCCTCAAGTCATCGCTCTTGTTCTTTCTCGACAAACTGGTCGAAGGCATCGGCGACTTTGAGCCCGGTCCGGGATCCAACACCCTGTCGTTCAGTCCCAAGTCATTGAGACACGACAAGGCCGGCACCCCCCGGTCCGTGAAGTTCGGCGTCGCCATCTGCTACGAAGTTATTTTCCCGGACCTCGTCCGCCAATTTGCCGCAAACGGGGCCGAATTTCTGGTCACGATTACGAATGACGGATGGTTTGGTCCCTCTTCAGCACCGGCGCAGCACTTTGCGATGGTTGTCTTTCGGGCAGTCGAAAATCACCTGGCCTTTGCGCGGGCCGCCAACACCGGAATTTCAGGATTCGTCGATCCGTTCGGACAGATCACGCAGGCCACGCCGATTTTTACAGAACTGGCCTTGCAGGCAACGATCCCCATCAAATATTCCCGCACATTTTACAGCTACTATGGCGATGTGTTTGCCCACGCTTGTGTTATAATCTGCGGACTTTTGTGCCTGTTCGGGTATTTCCGCACGAAGGAACCAGCCCTAACGATTATCACGCCGGCATGA
- the prfB gene encoding peptide chain release factor 2 (programmed frameshift), translated as MLEEVEARVRTLTAQVSELRGHFDFAHMTAELEELEAQMGQPHFWNDTRTAAVVSRKKATLDRELQQWREIESKMDDLGALLELARESRDAGLETELVSELNQLEPRLATLRLELLLSGDLDPNNAILAIHPGAGGTESQDWAQMLLRMYVRWAEQKKFKVETLDLLPGDEAGIKSVTVSITGPYAYGYLKAEAGVHRLVRISPFDSNKRRHTSFASVFVYPELSEDIDVVVEDKDLRIDTFRAGGAGGQNVNKVETAIRITHLASGIVVQCQNERSQLQNRNGAMKILKARLFELEQKKKEAEFNAIVGEKKDIAWGSQIRSYVFQPYQMVKDHRTGHQVSNVSSVMDGDLDRFIEAFLKRKLGKGSEQLSPVGGEEDDL; from the exons ATGTTAGAGGAGGTAGAAGCTCGCGTTCGTACGCTCACCGCGCAAGTTTCGGAATTACGGGGGCAT TTTGACTTCGCTCACATGACCGCCGAATTGGAAGAACTTGAGGCCCAGATGGGCCAGCCGCATTTTTGGAACGACACCCGCACCGCGGCGGTGGTAAGCCGAAAAAAGGCAACCCTCGACCGTGAACTCCAGCAGTGGCGTGAAATTGAATCCAAGATGGACGATTTGGGCGCCCTGTTGGAACTTGCACGTGAGAGCCGCGACGCAGGGCTCGAGACCGAATTGGTGAGTGAGCTGAATCAGCTAGAACCTCGCCTTGCCACCCTGCGGCTGGAACTACTCCTCTCAGGCGATTTGGACCCGAATAATGCCATCCTGGCGATTCATCCCGGCGCGGGCGGCACGGAGTCTCAAGATTGGGCACAGATGCTCCTCAGAATGTACGTGAGATGGGCGGAGCAGAAGAAGTTCAAGGTGGAAACGTTGGACCTCTTACCCGGCGATGAAGCGGGCATTAAGAGCGTGACGGTTTCGATCACCGGTCCGTATGCCTATGGCTACCTCAAGGCCGAAGCCGGGGTCCATCGCTTGGTGCGCATTTCTCCGTTCGACTCCAACAAGCGGCGACACACATCGTTCGCGTCCGTCTTCGTGTATCCGGAGCTGAGCGAAGATATTGATGTCGTGGTCGAAGATAAAGATCTCCGGATCGATACCTTTCGGGCCGGCGGCGCCGGAGGGCAGAACGTCAATAAGGTTGAGACCGCTATCCGCATCACACACTTGGCGAGCGGTATCGTTGTCCAATGTCAGAACGAGCGGTCCCAGCTTCAGAATCGAAACGGGGCTATGAAAATCTTGAAGGCTCGCCTCTTCGAACTGGAACAGAAGAAGAAGGAGGCAGAGTTCAACGCCATCGTCGGGGAGAAGAAGGACATCGCATGGGGCAGTCAAATACGCTCCTATGTGTTTCAACCCTACCAGATGGTGAAGGATCACCGAACGGGCCATCAAGTCAGCAACGTGTCATCCGTCATGGACGGCGATCTCGACAGGTTCATCGAAGCGTTTTTGAAGAGGAAGCTCGGAAAGGGAAGTGAGCAACTCTCCCCCGTCGGGGGAGAAGAAGATGACCTCTAG
- the lysS gene encoding lysine--tRNA ligase, translated as MDELNEQRQQRIKKLDLLREAGVAPYGPRFEVRDRAGELLRLHGEKLKETLEQEKVSCTFAGRVVALRRFGKAGFAVLQDGADRLQVYLKKDLLSEQAYAVVEQLDLGDWIGVTGTLFRTKTNEFTVEVHRLTFLSKALRPLPEKWHGLTDVETRYRQRYVDLIANPQIHQIFSTRSRIIAGIRAYLIERGFLEVETPMMHPIPGGATAKPFVTHHNALGVDLYLRIAPELYLKRLIVGGFPRVFEINRNFRNEGISTIHNPEFTMLEFYVSYADYQDLIALTEELISSLSQHILGKTVITYQGKDIVLTPPWRRWSYHQAILEVNSLEPSVLQDREQALAAAKRLNISVDSKASLFTIVNEIFEETVEPNLQQPTFITDYPIEISPLARRKDADPTLTDRFELYIAGREIANAFSELNDPLDQRERFEGQAAQREAGDEEAHLVDEDFLRALEYGMPPTAGEGIGIDRLIMLFTDQASIRDVVLFPQLRPEKA; from the coding sequence ATGGACGAACTGAACGAGCAGCGACAACAGCGGATTAAGAAACTCGACCTGCTTCGAGAGGCCGGCGTCGCCCCTTACGGCCCCCGATTCGAAGTCAGAGATCGAGCGGGCGAATTGCTCAGGCTACATGGCGAGAAGCTCAAGGAAACCCTAGAGCAGGAGAAGGTCTCCTGTACCTTCGCCGGAAGGGTTGTTGCGTTGCGGCGTTTTGGGAAAGCCGGGTTTGCGGTCCTGCAAGATGGGGCTGACCGCCTTCAGGTATATCTCAAGAAGGACCTGCTGTCCGAACAGGCCTATGCCGTGGTGGAGCAGCTTGATCTCGGTGATTGGATCGGTGTCACAGGGACATTGTTCCGTACGAAGACAAATGAATTCACGGTTGAGGTTCATCGGCTGACGTTTCTCAGTAAGGCCCTCCGCCCGCTTCCGGAGAAGTGGCATGGCCTGACGGATGTCGAAACCAGGTATCGACAGCGCTATGTCGACCTGATCGCCAATCCGCAAATCCACCAGATCTTTTCGACCAGGAGCCGTATCATTGCCGGCATCCGAGCCTATCTGATCGAACGTGGGTTTCTTGAGGTCGAGACCCCCATGATGCATCCGATTCCCGGAGGCGCCACGGCCAAGCCGTTCGTCACGCACCATAATGCGCTCGGCGTGGATCTCTACCTGCGCATCGCGCCGGAACTCTATCTCAAGCGCTTGATCGTCGGAGGGTTCCCACGCGTGTTTGAGATTAATCGGAACTTCAGAAACGAAGGCATTTCGACGATCCATAACCCCGAGTTCACGATGCTGGAGTTCTATGTCTCGTACGCAGACTACCAGGACTTGATCGCACTCACTGAAGAGTTGATCTCTAGTCTGTCTCAGCACATTCTCGGCAAGACGGTCATTACCTATCAAGGAAAGGACATTGTCCTCACGCCTCCGTGGCGACGATGGTCCTATCACCAGGCCATTCTCGAGGTGAACAGCCTTGAGCCGTCGGTGCTGCAGGATCGAGAACAGGCATTAGCAGCCGCTAAGCGGCTGAACATCTCGGTGGACTCCAAGGCCTCTTTATTCACCATCGTGAACGAGATTTTTGAGGAAACGGTCGAGCCGAATTTACAGCAGCCGACGTTCATTACCGATTATCCCATCGAGATTTCTCCGCTCGCCAGGCGGAAGGATGCTGACCCAACCTTGACCGACCGGTTCGAGCTCTATATCGCCGGAAGGGAGATTGCCAACGCCTTTTCAGAGTTGAACGATCCGTTGGACCAACGCGAACGATTTGAAGGCCAGGCTGCCCAGCGTGAGGCAGGAGACGAGGAAGCCCATCTCGTCGACGAGGACTTCCTTCGCGCTTTGGAGTACGGAATGCCTCCAACCGCCGGAGAAGGAATCGGTATCGACCGGTTGATCATGCTGTTTACCGATCAGGCCTCGATCCGTGACGTAGTCCTCTTTCCTCAGCTCCGACCGGAGAAAGCCTAA